A window of the Lolium perenne isolate Kyuss_39 chromosome 7, Kyuss_2.0, whole genome shotgun sequence genome harbors these coding sequences:
- the LOC127314730 gene encoding uncharacterized protein produces the protein MAGEEAAEGSRRRRRMDLNLYLGLPPLPRPPGRLGVAIDCPPIIPVADVPRTDEPAGLPAPEEVPLLPVVYSPSNALSTPELSLIDPMLFDWLDGLSSDSEEQAFDAGEPAVAFDAPPSLHGASASPPPLPPASLPLAGLEGLPLECLEMLSHPGRLAPTGGTEMVSTRVLRHSVGGAIEDMAPELRLQRLIQVSEQHRIVRNRNQRATSPDAERLVQAIHQSHSSLDALRRLKLDKMGADKKDGNCGCNSSFECNICLEAAKEPVVTPCGHLFCWPCLYQWLHAHSAHSECPVCKGEVLEVNVTPIYGRGGDERDASSNDVPPRPRANRSEGLRQQMQMPDTRGIASLVRRLIENQDIVRGQAPPPVSGVEVTGLPAALSRARVGRQQRRNLASPSGNATPDSGNQVQLPSSNSNSAAPTDPQQSSSFEQASTSSTMAVIVGQAAQSRRSRPSESTTTRRTRRRQQQ, from the coding sequence ATGGCGGGCGAGGAGGCCGCGGAGGGAAGCCGGAGAAGGAGGCGGATGGATCTAAACCTCTACCTGGGCCTCCCTCCGTTGCCACGGCCTCCAGGTCGGCTGGGTGTAGCTATTGATTGCCCACCGATCATTCCCGTGGCGGACGTGCCAAGAACGGACGAGCCGGCAGGATTGCCGGCACCAGAGGAGGTGCCGCTACTGCCCGTAGTATACTCGCCGTCCAATGCGCTCTCCACGCCGGAGCTATCACTGATAGATCCGATGCTCTTTGACTGGCTTGATGGCCTGAGTTCCGACAGCGAAGAGCAGGCTTTTGATGCTGGTGAACCGGCTGTGGCATTTGATGCACCACCCTCACTCCATGGTGCCAGTGCCTCACCACCACCACTGCCGCCAGCGTCACTGCCGCTTGCTGGGTTGGAAGGCCTTCCCCTTGAATGTCTGGAAATGCTTTCTCACCCTGGTCGGTTGGCCCCTACCGGGGGAACAGAGATGGTCAGCACCAGGGTGTTGAGGCATTCCGTTGGGGGTGCAATTGAAGACATGGCGCCTGAGCTCCGCCTGCAGCGGTTGATCCAAGTCAGCGAGCAGCACCGCATTGTGCGGAACCGCAACCAGCGGGCCACCAGTCCAGACGCGGAAAGGCTGGTGCAGGCCATCCACCAGTCTCATAGTTCTCTAGATGCACTAAGGCGGCTGAAGCTCGATAAGATGGGAGCTGACAAGAAGGATGGGAACTGCGGATGCAACTCCAGTTTTGAGTGCAACATCTGTCTTGAAGCAGCTAAAGAGCCCGTGGTTACACCGTGTGGCCACCTGTTCTGCTGGCCATGCTTGTACCAGTGGCTCCATGCACATTCAGCCCACTCTGAGTGCCCTGTCTGCAAGGGAGAGGTGCTCGAAGTAAACGTCACGCCGATTTATGGAAGAGGAGGCGATGAACGAGACGCGTCCAGCAATGATGTCCCTCCAAGACCGCGCGCAAACAGGAGCGAGGGCTTGAGGCAGCAGATGCAAATGCCAGACACCAGAGGCATTGCAAGCCTGGTAAGGCGGTTGATAGAAAACCAGGATATAGTGAGAGGCCAGGCACCTCCACCTGTAAGCGGGGTTGAGGTGACTGGGCTTCCTGCAGCCCTGTCAAGGGCTAGGGTTGGGAGACAGCAAAGACGTAATCTTGCTTCACCCTCGGGCAACGCTACCCCTGATAGTGGTAATCAGGTCCAGTTGCCGTCTTCTAATTCCAATAGTGCTGCACCGACAGATCCTCAGCAGTCATCATCTTTCGAGCAGGCGTCGACTTCTAGCACCATGGCTGTTATAGTGGGGCAGGCAGCTCAAAGTAGGAGGTCCAGGCCTTCGGAGTCCACaaccacaagaagaacaaggaggaggcagcagcagtag